From the Streptococcus sanguinis genome, the window TGGCTGCGCGCGAGTAACAACCGTCTTAGCCGAACCTGCACCCTGCAGCTGACCTGCATCATTCATAAAATAGAGATGAACATTATACTCACCAAGAGAGTTCTTATGGTTGCGGTAGTTGACATGCTTGAAATAGGTCCCATCAGCGCGTCTTTCGGCTGTGTACCACTGCACATCGTCTTGGTCGTTAGCAACAGACCAAGTCGGCAAGTAAACAGCTTTTAGACCATCTGGGGCAACAATGTCTGACACGACAATATCAAATTCACCTGTCTGTGGATTGTTGTTCTGAATAGTAATCTTGCCTTGTGGCTGCGCGCGAGTAACAACCGTCTTAGCCGAACCTGCACCCTGCAGCTGACCTGCATCATTCACAAAATAGAGGTGCACATTATACTCACCCAAGGAGTTCTTGTGGTTGCGGTAGCTGACATGTTTGAAATAGGTCCCATCAGCTCGTCTTTCAGCAGTGTACCACTGCACGTCGTCTTGGTCGTTAGCAGCTGACCAAGTCGGCAGATAGACCGCCTTCAGGCCATCTGGGGCGACAATATCGGATACGACAATATCAAATTCGCCTGTCTGCGGATTGTTGTTCTGAATGGTGATCTTGCCTTTTGGTTGCGCGCGGTCAACCACCGTCTTAGCTGAGCCTGCACCCTGCAGCTGGCCTGCATCATTCACAAAATAGAGGTGAACATTATACTCGCCCAAGGAGTTCTTATGATTGCGGTAGCTGACATGTTTGAAATAGGTCCCATCAGCTCGTCTTTCAGCGGTGTACCACTGCACGTCGTCTTGGTCGTTGGCAGCTGACCAAGTCGGCAAGTAAACGGACTTCAGACCATCTGGGGCAACAATATCGGATACGACAATATCAAATTCACCAGTCTGCGGATTGTTGTTCTGAATGGTAATCTTACCTTGAGGCTTTTTGACCTCTGCTGCCAATGGACGCTCTGTAGCAGAAGCTGCTTGCGCCAGCTGATTAGAAGCATCACTTTTTTCAGAGTCGTCAGCTACAGCAGGTTGATTTTCTGTCGAAGCTACAGTATCACTTTTCGGATGGGCATTTTCTACAGGATCTGATGAAGTAGGCCGAGCACTGGTATCGGAAGACGTAGGTATCTGACTAGCGTCAGGAGTAACAGCCTCCGGCGCTGGTGCAGCCTTATCCATACTTGACAGACTGGTTTCTGTCACAGTCGGAGTTGCAGCTGTGCTAGCTTGGTTCTCCACAGCCTGGCTGACAGCGACACTGTCAGCTGTCTGACTAGGTGTCAGCTGTTCTGCCTGCACTGCTCCACTTCCAAGAAAGGCCAGACCAGTCGCAATCGCTACCGAGACTGCTCCCAGACTGCATTTGCGAATGCCAAAACGAGTAAACTTCTCTGCTCGAGACGCCATCATTCGTCTTTTTTTCATAATAGGATTCTCCTTTTGCAAAAAAGTAAAAAGCAAGCCAATTTTCTGCAAACCAGCTAAAGAATTTTTACTTTTTATTTTTTAAATTGTACGCTTTGATTATATAATAATCGCAAAACGATTACAAGCGAATAAAGAAAAACTAAACATCAAAGAAAGGCTTAGACACTGTATTCTTACAGTGATTTTTGTTATACTAGTGATAGAAAGTTCAGCGAGGATGCAAGATGACCCCAAATAAAGAAGACTATCTCAAGTGTATCTATGAGATTGGCAGCCGCCACAAAAAAATCACCAATAAAGAAATCGCCCAGCTCATGCAGGTTTCACCTCCAGCTGTGACGGAAATGATGAAAAAAATGCTGGCGGAAGAACTTCTGGTCAAGGATAAAAAAGCCGGCTACCTGCTGACTGATTTGGGGCTAAGGCTAGTTTCCGACCTCTATCGCAAGCACCGGCTGATTGAGGTCTTTCTGGTCAATCATCTCGGCTACTCGACTGATGAAATCCATGAGGAAGCCGAAGTCCTAGAGCACACTGTTTCTGAGCGTTTCGTTGAGCGTCTGGATGCCATGCTCCAGTACCCCAAGACCTGTCCTCACGGAGGCACCATCCCAGCCAAGGGAGAGCTTCTGGACGAAGAAAACCAACTGACTCTGGAAGAGGCTTCTGCCCCTGGTGACTATATCATCAAACGCGTACACGACGACTTTGACTTGCTCAAATACTTGGAAAAATATAACCTGCAAATCGGCCAAACCATCACCTTCATCCAATACGATTCTTTCGCTCAGGCCTATCTTCTCAAGACAGAAACCCAAGAAATCCAAATCAATCCTATGATTGCCCAACAGATTTATGTAGAAAAACTATAAACAGAACCCAGTTCGGACTTTTTAGTCTAAACTGGGTTTTTATTGACAAAAATAAGATGTCAGATTATAATAAGTATACTTACAAAATATCTAGAGGGAA encodes:
- a CDS encoding metal-dependent transcriptional regulator — its product is MTPNKEDYLKCIYEIGSRHKKITNKEIAQLMQVSPPAVTEMMKKMLAEELLVKDKKAGYLLTDLGLRLVSDLYRKHRLIEVFLVNHLGYSTDEIHEEAEVLEHTVSERFVERLDAMLQYPKTCPHGGTIPAKGELLDEENQLTLEEASAPGDYIIKRVHDDFDLLKYLEKYNLQIGQTITFIQYDSFAQAYLLKTETQEIQINPMIAQQIYVEKL